One window of Microcoleus vaginatus PCC 9802 genomic DNA carries:
- a CDS encoding sensor histidine kinase, with amino-acid sequence MTNKPIDLSTNSIKIKLLNNLAQELLTPLTSVLGMASVLKQEIYGPLTSKQKEYIDVIQDSSRSLRSLVEEILELSELDDSAFTLKRTAVDIETLCQQVVTILSSVASRREQEINLSMGPGSRIWLVDKDKVQQMLHHLIFSIIQSAGAGSVIRVHVSRKEDGINIGVWVFHPWLGESLPHAKLYTDYLLRAGSGSGSTSNSETDSLGLEAQLPTQGSQRLTLAFSELAALVAQNAEDTAPVLAGYGARERLGLLLCCQLVEIQGGQLSIQGAPESGYRYVLWLPCTNATELLEG; translated from the coding sequence ATGACTAACAAACCTATCGATTTGTCTACTAACTCAATTAAAATAAAACTGCTAAATAATTTAGCGCAGGAATTGCTCACACCGCTCACTTCTGTCCTCGGCATGGCAAGCGTGTTGAAACAAGAAATTTATGGCCCCTTAACGAGCAAGCAAAAAGAATATATTGACGTGATCCAAGACAGCAGCCGCTCTTTGCGATCGCTAGTTGAAGAAATTTTGGAACTGTCAGAACTAGATGATTCCGCTTTCACCTTGAAGCGAACCGCAGTCGATATAGAAACTTTGTGCCAGCAGGTTGTGACAATCCTGTCGTCGGTGGCAAGTAGACGAGAGCAAGAAATTAATTTGTCGATGGGGCCCGGGTCGCGCATCTGGTTGGTAGATAAAGATAAGGTTCAGCAAATGCTGCACCACTTAATTTTTAGCATTATTCAATCTGCTGGGGCAGGCAGCGTGATTCGAGTCCACGTTTCTCGGAAAGAAGACGGTATCAACATCGGAGTTTGGGTTTTTCATCCTTGGTTAGGGGAAAGTTTGCCCCATGCTAAACTCTACACCGACTACTTGTTGAGGGCCGGGTCTGGTAGCGGTTCGACATCGAACTCCGAAACCGACTCCCTCGGACTCGAAGCGCAACTCCCGACACAGGGTTCGCAGCGATTAACGCTGGCGTTTTCTGAGTTGGCGGCTTTGGTGGCCCAGAATGCCGAGGATACCGCACCGGTGTTAGCTGGTTACGGGGCCAGGGAACGCTTGGGGCTGCTGCTTTGCTGCCAGTTGGTGGAAATTCAAGGCGGTCAACTCTCAATTCAAGGAGCCCCGGAATCTGGATATCGCTACGTGCTCTGGCTGCCCT